The following proteins are encoded in a genomic region of Paenibacillus sp. FSL H3-0469:
- a CDS encoding FAD-dependent oxidoreductase, translated as MRKYEVVVAGGGVSGSVAAIAAARAGARTLIIEAGGFLGGTLTAAGVGPMMTFHAGDKQAIRGITDELIQRLRALGKSPGHIQDATNYTYSVTPFDAEAMKYELDLMLQESGGEVLYHTMLAGAEVSGRRITSLTLCNKAGLSRITADVFIDATGDGDLAAWSGVPFTKGRESDEQSQPMTLKMKMRGVDTEKIKAYIREHREDFPRMNLDITVMDSAARLSVVGFDKQFREAKARGEISIPREDVLFFETSNPGEIIMNTTRILGKDSTDPWSLSEAEVEGRKQCRELEIFLKKYIPGFEDSVVVSTGPSIGVRGSRQIKGVYTLTAQDILSVKPFEDVIAHSGYPIDIHSPDGEGTATDHLEWGAMYGIPYRCLVTNEIDNLVMVGRCLSATFEAQAAVRTTPTVGAIGQAGGTAAALAVRAGVPVQQVDVKSVQETLIAHGAYLEV; from the coding sequence ATGCGGAAATATGAAGTGGTTGTGGCGGGAGGCGGAGTTTCCGGCTCCGTGGCGGCCATCGCGGCTGCAAGAGCAGGCGCCCGGACGCTGATCATTGAGGCAGGGGGCTTCCTCGGCGGAACGCTGACCGCTGCGGGTGTGGGGCCGATGATGACCTTTCACGCGGGGGATAAGCAGGCTATCCGGGGAATTACCGATGAGCTGATTCAGCGGCTCCGGGCGCTCGGCAAATCGCCGGGGCATATCCAGGATGCAACGAATTACACCTATTCGGTGACACCGTTCGATGCCGAAGCAATGAAATACGAGCTGGATCTGATGCTGCAGGAGAGCGGAGGCGAGGTGCTGTATCATACGATGCTGGCCGGTGCTGAAGTATCCGGCAGACGCATTACATCGCTTACCTTGTGCAATAAAGCCGGGCTTAGCAGGATCACGGCGGATGTGTTCATTGATGCTACGGGGGATGGCGATCTGGCGGCCTGGTCCGGCGTCCCATTCACCAAGGGGCGCGAATCCGACGAGCAGTCGCAGCCGATGACTCTGAAGATGAAGATGAGAGGAGTGGACACGGAGAAAATCAAGGCTTATATCCGTGAGCACCGCGAGGATTTTCCGCGCATGAATCTGGATATCACGGTGATGGACTCTGCGGCCAGACTCTCTGTCGTCGGCTTCGACAAGCAGTTCCGTGAAGCGAAGGCGCGCGGCGAGATCAGCATTCCGAGAGAGGATGTGCTATTCTTCGAGACGAGCAATCCCGGTGAGATTATCATGAATACTACGCGGATTCTCGGCAAGGACAGCACAGACCCGTGGAGCCTCAGCGAGGCCGAGGTAGAGGGCCGCAAGCAGTGCCGCGAGCTGGAGATTTTTCTGAAAAAATATATTCCCGGGTTCGAAGATTCCGTGGTGGTCTCCACCGGCCCGTCCATCGGCGTTCGCGGCTCCCGCCAGATCAAGGGCGTGTATACACTGACCGCACAGGATATTCTGTCGGTGAAGCCCTTCGAGGATGTGATCGCCCATTCCGGGTATCCGATTGATATTCACAGTCCGGACGGCGAGGGAACGGCAACGGATCATCTGGAGTGGGGGGCAATGTACGGCATCCCTTACCGCTGCCTGGTCACAAATGAAATCGACAATCTGGTTATGGTTGGCAGATGCCTCTCGGCCACGTTTGAAGCCCAGGCGGCCGTGCGGACGACACCGACAGTAGGCGCAATCGGGCAAGCGGGTGGTACAGCAGCGGCGCTGGCGGTCCGTGCAGGAGTTCCTGTGCAGCAGGTCGATGTTAAGAGCGTGCAGGAGACACTTATAGCGCACGGCGCTTATCTGGAAGTATAA
- a CDS encoding response regulator → MHKLFLVEDEALIRSGLKHLIEKVIGGYQVVGEAENGRLALEALKSVKPDVLITDIRMNEMNGLEMIRRVRDQYPELYILILSGYADFEYAKQAIKYGISDYLLKPVDRTELAQALGEFKRKHGTGGGLPGQPEEGEAEQKGRLLIRKVKELVALRLDQEISLQYMAEQVHLNHQYLSVLFKSETGQNFTDYVLQCRMKRAKQLLKETNLKIYEVAKLSGYLSSKHFMAVFKDHTGCTPTQYREQQ, encoded by the coding sequence TTGCACAAGCTGTTTCTGGTGGAGGATGAAGCTCTGATCCGTTCGGGCCTTAAGCATTTGATTGAGAAGGTCATCGGCGGCTATCAGGTGGTGGGGGAGGCTGAGAACGGAAGGCTTGCGCTGGAGGCGCTCAAAAGCGTGAAGCCGGATGTTCTGATCACCGATATCCGGATGAATGAAATGAACGGCCTGGAGATGATCCGGCGGGTCCGTGACCAGTACCCTGAACTATATATCCTGATTCTGAGCGGATATGCCGACTTCGAATATGCAAAGCAGGCGATTAAATACGGCATCAGCGATTATCTGCTGAAGCCGGTGGACCGCACGGAGCTGGCTCAGGCCCTGGGGGAGTTCAAGCGCAAGCACGGAACCGGGGGCGGGCTGCCGGGCCAGCCGGAGGAGGGCGAAGCGGAGCAGAAAGGCAGACTGTTGATCCGTAAAGTGAAGGAACTGGTCGCACTGCGGCTGGATCAGGAAATATCACTTCAATATATGGCCGAGCAGGTGCATCTGAATCACCAGTACCTGTCGGTGCTGTTCAAGTCGGAGACCGGCCAGAACTTCACGGATTACGTCTTACAGTGCCGGATGAAGCGGGCCAAGCAGCTGCTTAAGGAGACGAATCTCAAAATCTATGAGGTCGCCAAATTATCCGGCTACCTAAGCTCGAAGCATTTCATGGCAGTATTCAAGGACCATACCGGCTGCACCCCAACGCAATACAGGGAGCAGCAGTAA
- a CDS encoding MarR family transcriptional regulator, whose amino-acid sequence MSKEAEKEQAVYTVMEHMASVQQKSQAFIDRITKKGSLSQNQIMLLFLLQLTGSLNITDISERLVITPGAASFMCDKLEDLGYIERVRTKEDRRVVNIVLTGSGKQHILSLFDTFALTDLDKISAVLQRIDELVGGMLE is encoded by the coding sequence ATGAGCAAAGAAGCTGAGAAAGAGCAAGCCGTCTATACCGTCATGGAGCATATGGCCAGCGTGCAGCAGAAGTCACAGGCGTTCATAGACCGGATTACGAAAAAAGGGTCACTCTCGCAGAATCAGATCATGCTGCTGTTCCTGCTGCAGCTCACCGGCTCCCTTAATATTACGGATATCTCAGAGCGGCTAGTCATTACGCCGGGAGCCGCTTCGTTCATGTGCGATAAGCTGGAGGATCTGGGATACATCGAGAGAGTACGTACGAAGGAAGACCGCAGAGTCGTCAATATTGTTCTCACCGGATCAGGCAAGCAGCACATCCTTTCTCTGTTCGACACCTTTGCACTCACTGACCTCGACAAAATTTCGGCGGTCCTCCAGAGAATTGATGAGCTGGTGGGCGGAATGTTAGAGTAG
- a CDS encoding HAD family hydrolase, whose amino-acid sequence MSNEEQTQAGNRPLPKLNQPEAIVFDMDGTLFQTESLLLPAYHKMFDILREEGLHSGPTPPEERILGSLGMLLADIWKNVMPEADEAVHRRADELLLQLEIEGLEAGGTVLYPKVVETLRALHARGVKLFVASNGLEDYIHSIVVVHELKDLFEGLYSAGGSGTATKTELLGLLLDNHKIGSAWMVGDRSSDVQAGKGNGQTVIGCAYAGFGRQDELKGSDVIISSFDELIELYDNSTAQDL is encoded by the coding sequence ATGAGCAACGAAGAACAGACACAGGCGGGGAACAGACCGCTGCCGAAATTAAACCAGCCGGAAGCCATCGTGTTTGATATGGATGGTACGCTGTTCCAGACAGAAAGCCTGTTATTGCCCGCCTATCATAAAATGTTTGATATTCTGCGGGAAGAAGGCCTGCATTCCGGCCCGACTCCGCCGGAGGAGCGCATCCTCGGCAGTCTTGGCATGCTGCTGGCGGATATCTGGAAGAACGTAATGCCGGAAGCGGATGAGGCGGTGCACCGCCGGGCGGATGAGCTGCTCCTGCAGCTGGAGATTGAGGGGCTGGAAGCCGGAGGGACGGTCCTGTACCCTAAGGTAGTTGAGACGCTGCGTGCCCTGCACGCGCGCGGAGTGAAGCTGTTCGTCGCCAGCAACGGGCTGGAGGATTATATTCATAGCATCGTAGTCGTGCATGAGCTGAAGGACCTGTTCGAGGGGCTGTACAGCGCAGGCGGCTCGGGCACGGCAACCAAGACCGAGCTGCTCGGCCTTCTGCTGGACAATCACAAGATCGGCAGCGCCTGGATGGTCGGGGACCGTTCTTCGGATGTCCAGGCGGGCAAGGGCAATGGACAGACCGTTATCGGTTGCGCCTATGCCGGCTTCGGGCGGCAGGATGAGCTGAAGGGCTCGGATGTCATTATCTCATCGTTCGATGAACTGATTGAGCTGTACGATAACAGTACCGCACAAGACCTGTAA
- a CDS encoding alpha-galactosidase has product MDSRLINIAENGLYLTIEITGELDVRLLHFGAAPLEAGSIEAKHKASFRLLELQLSGEDRAEYHGRTHRASYPGLRMVYSGHRDTVNPLGRKLELTLADPLTCVKAVQHYQFYTGVQIVRSWTVVSNEGDEEAAVEYISSFALTGVDKEGNGDRNDKIEVSIAHSGWQSELQWKSYSLPELGMSHLADRGSKRIAASNTGSWSAAELLPMAVLRNQESGSSLFWQIEHNGSWHWELTDQADQLTLLVSGPTEHDNHWWLKLAPGQAFTSVPVAAGVVEGGFGEAAEQLTAYRRLIRRPNEDNELLRVIFNDYMNCLWGSPTTEKLLPLIDAAAEVGCEYFCIDAGWYAPGEWWDGVGEWEPSAERFPQGIKYVLDVIRSKGMIPGLWLELEVMGINSPKLAETDDSWFFMRHGKRVKDRSRYQLDYRNPAVIRHADSVIARLVEEYGVGYIKMDYNINAGIGTETDADSFGDGLLQHNRAYLAWLDSIFARYPQLVIENCSSGGMRMDYAMLSRHSIQSTSDQEDYVKYAAIAAGSPAALTPEQSAVWSYPLREGDDEEVIFNMVNSLLLRVHQSGHLAELTPRRRALVKEALDYYKSIRAHIPQAFAFWPLGLPDSGGEWVSFGLRHGDIRYIAVWRIAGETAAVKLPVPELRGCDAEARCAYPEVHGSQWSWDAMEGSLTVTLPAGKTARLFELRSQGPLRPPTRD; this is encoded by the coding sequence ATGGACAGCAGGCTCATAAACATAGCCGAGAACGGGCTTTATCTTACGATTGAAATTACCGGGGAGCTGGATGTGCGGCTGCTGCATTTTGGTGCAGCGCCGCTGGAAGCTGGGAGCATTGAAGCGAAGCATAAGGCAAGCTTCCGGTTGCTGGAGCTCCAGCTGTCGGGGGAAGACCGGGCGGAATATCACGGGCGGACGCACCGCGCGTCCTATCCCGGGTTACGGATGGTGTATAGCGGGCATAGGGACACGGTGAATCCGCTGGGACGGAAGCTGGAGCTTACGCTGGCTGACCCGCTGACGTGTGTGAAGGCAGTACAGCATTATCAGTTCTATACCGGTGTGCAGATTGTCCGTTCCTGGACAGTGGTGAGTAATGAAGGCGATGAGGAAGCGGCTGTGGAGTATATCTCTTCATTTGCACTCACCGGAGTGGACAAAGAGGGCAACGGCGACCGTAATGACAAGATTGAAGTGAGTATTGCTCACAGCGGGTGGCAGAGTGAGCTGCAATGGAAAAGCTACAGCCTGCCAGAGCTGGGTATGTCCCATCTCGCTGACCGTGGCTCGAAGCGGATTGCCGCCAGCAATACCGGGTCCTGGTCAGCGGCGGAGCTGCTGCCAATGGCTGTGCTGCGCAACCAGGAGAGCGGGAGCAGCCTGTTCTGGCAGATTGAACATAACGGCTCCTGGCATTGGGAGCTGACGGATCAGGCAGATCAGCTTACACTGCTGGTCAGCGGACCTACGGAACATGACAACCACTGGTGGCTGAAGCTTGCTCCCGGCCAAGCATTCACCTCTGTGCCGGTGGCCGCAGGTGTAGTAGAGGGCGGATTCGGAGAGGCGGCAGAGCAGCTCACTGCATACCGGCGGCTGATCCGCAGACCGAATGAGGATAATGAGCTGCTGCGGGTGATTTTCAACGACTACATGAATTGCCTGTGGGGAAGCCCGACCACGGAGAAGCTGCTGCCGCTGATTGATGCTGCTGCCGAAGTCGGCTGTGAATATTTCTGCATCGACGCAGGCTGGTATGCTCCCGGTGAATGGTGGGATGGGGTCGGGGAGTGGGAGCCTTCGGCTGAGCGCTTCCCGCAAGGCATCAAGTATGTGCTTGATGTGATCCGCAGCAAGGGGATGATTCCGGGTCTGTGGCTGGAGCTGGAGGTGATGGGCATCAACAGTCCGAAGCTTGCGGAGACTGACGACAGCTGGTTCTTCATGCGCCATGGCAAGCGGGTCAAGGACCGCAGCCGCTATCAGCTCGATTACCGTAATCCGGCGGTCATCAGGCATGCCGACAGCGTGATTGCCAGGCTAGTCGAGGAATACGGCGTCGGATACATCAAAATGGACTATAACATCAATGCAGGCATTGGTACGGAGACCGATGCAGACAGCTTCGGGGATGGTCTATTGCAGCATAACCGCGCTTATCTGGCCTGGCTGGACAGCATCTTCGCCCGTTATCCGCAGCTCGTCATCGAGAACTGCTCCAGCGGCGGGATGCGGATGGATTACGCCATGCTCAGCCGCCACAGCATTCAGTCCACCAGTGACCAGGAGGATTATGTGAAGTATGCTGCCATTGCCGCAGGCTCTCCGGCTGCACTGACTCCCGAGCAATCGGCGGTCTGGTCTTATCCACTGCGCGAAGGTGACGATGAAGAGGTCATTTTCAATATGGTCAACTCGCTGCTGCTTCGCGTTCACCAGAGCGGCCATCTGGCCGAGCTTACGCCAAGGCGCCGCGCGCTGGTGAAGGAGGCGCTGGATTATTACAAGTCTATCCGCGCCCACATTCCGCAAGCCTTCGCCTTCTGGCCGCTCGGTCTGCCTGATAGTGGAGGCGAATGGGTCAGCTTCGGGCTGCGTCATGGAGACATCCGCTATATCGCTGTATGGCGGATTGCAGGAGAAACGGCAGCGGTCAAGCTGCCTGTTCCTGAGCTGAGGGGGTGCGACGCGGAAGCACGATGTGCATATCCTGAGGTGCACGGGTCGCAGTGGAGCTGGGACGCTATGGAAGGCAGCTTGACCGTTACCTTGCCCGCTGGCAAGACTGCGAGGCTCTTCGAGCTTCGTTCGCAGGGCCCGCTTCGCCCACCAACAAGAGACTGA
- a CDS encoding sugar ABC transporter substrate-binding protein, with protein sequence MLKRFMALSASLLLVGGLLAGCGGNNTNNAANNTGGTAGAGNTPTDSAKPVTINMFTASPEYTDAFNAYIAEYKKVKPNVTINLEIMQADYNTVLKSKIAAGSTPDVFQTTAGGDIDTFAEYSADLTNEPLAAAMTDAVRSNMSSTDGKVLGLPVKGNLFVLMYNKKLLADAGITEVPKTTAEMDDAITKLEAKGITPFANAYKEWWVWKHIFQHFVDAAATDAGTDAKTLVADFIAGKTTFKDHPVLNDNFFSFIDTTVKHGTDKPLERDSNAEVSDFALGKTAFMTGKGAWDEEAIKKITPDFDLGIAGYPVSDKPEQSQIITGADQALRINKDSAVAAETIEFFNWLYTSDYGKSWFSNVAKVIPPIKDAPMPDLQMPKEMEEILKTEKSGDLSVNYSLDTFHQKFGELMQAYIGGSKTKDQAIDEIQKAWIQFGSAE encoded by the coding sequence ATGTTAAAACGATTCATGGCATTATCTGCGAGTCTGCTGCTGGTGGGCGGACTGCTGGCCGGCTGCGGCGGTAATAACACTAATAATGCCGCTAACAACACGGGTGGAACAGCCGGAGCCGGCAATACACCAACGGATTCCGCCAAGCCCGTCACCATTAATATGTTCACCGCCTCTCCCGAATACACAGATGCCTTCAATGCTTATATTGCGGAATACAAGAAGGTGAAGCCGAACGTTACGATCAATCTGGAAATCATGCAGGCAGACTACAATACAGTGCTGAAATCCAAAATTGCCGCCGGCAGCACACCGGATGTGTTCCAGACCACGGCGGGCGGGGATATCGATACTTTTGCCGAATACAGCGCTGACTTGACCAATGAGCCGCTGGCCGCAGCGATGACGGATGCCGTCCGCTCCAACATGAGCTCTACCGACGGCAAAGTCCTCGGACTGCCGGTGAAGGGCAACCTGTTCGTCCTGATGTACAACAAAAAGCTGCTGGCGGATGCCGGCATCACCGAAGTGCCTAAGACAACTGCTGAAATGGATGATGCGATCACCAAGCTTGAAGCCAAGGGCATCACACCCTTCGCCAACGCCTACAAAGAGTGGTGGGTATGGAAGCATATCTTCCAGCACTTCGTAGACGCCGCAGCGACCGATGCCGGAACGGATGCCAAGACGCTCGTAGCGGACTTCATTGCCGGGAAGACGACCTTCAAGGATCATCCGGTGCTGAATGACAACTTCTTCAGCTTCATTGATACAACGGTTAAGCACGGAACAGACAAGCCGCTTGAACGCGACAGCAATGCTGAGGTCAGTGATTTTGCCCTGGGCAAAACAGCCTTCATGACCGGCAAAGGCGCGTGGGATGAAGAAGCGATTAAGAAAATCACCCCTGACTTTGACCTCGGCATCGCCGGATACCCTGTCAGTGACAAACCGGAGCAATCCCAGATTATCACCGGTGCTGACCAGGCACTGCGGATCAATAAGGATTCTGCGGTAGCCGCGGAAACGATTGAGTTCTTCAACTGGCTGTATACTTCCGATTACGGGAAGAGCTGGTTCTCTAACGTAGCGAAGGTCATTCCTCCAATCAAGGATGCTCCGATGCCTGACCTGCAAATGCCTAAGGAAATGGAAGAAATCCTGAAGACGGAGAAATCCGGCGACCTGTCGGTGAACTACTCCCTGGATACGTTCCACCAGAAATTCGGTGAGCTGATGCAGGCTTATATCGGCGGCAGCAAGACGAAGGATCAGGCAATTGATGAAATTCAGAAGGCTTGGATTCAATTCGGGTCTGCGGAATAA
- a CDS encoding hydantoinase/oxoprolinase family protein: protein MSNKQVRIGIDVGGTFTDAVAIDNETFEVLSKVKMPTTHHDERGVASGIVQIIQRIMSENGILPGDIKFIAHGTTQATNALLEGDVARVGIVGMGTGMDARSARSETNVADIELAAGKYLTTYHKFIDSKELTAAAIDDAIDQLLAQGAEVIVASEAYSVDDPANELRVMEAARSRGVYATGGHEISQLYGLKTRTRTAVVNASLIPKMMETANMTEQAVKEAGITSQLMIMRCDGGVMSIDEVRKRPILTMLSGLAAGVAGALMYEKISDGIFFEVGGTSVDISVIKNGKVMIENAQVGGHKTYLRSLDVRTLAVAGGSMIQIGGGKITDVGPRSAHIAGLEYECFTGRENLEQPSIGLVRPREGDPDYVTVRSAGGHEYALTLAGAANLLNHVPETDYARGNMESTRIAWQALGAHLGMSAEDAARAAMDIAIRKVMAVVNQMISDYELDTGFITLVGGGGSGAVLVPAMAAKEGFKHQIANNAPYISTIGVGMAMVREQIEKTVVGATEHDIKLIRAEIVEKIVQSGANESTVDVTIEIDSQRNILRAIATGSTELRSKDLASREVPVNELMLTAADALGQPADKTELKAASGRWYLFESSEIKKSLFGLVKKKLSHVSVLDREGVVRFKKTNAYHLAFLKKNMADRFASFLEENTIYSDANATIPKTFIFYKEKMLDLTGMQTKEQLFSILEVETQLLEDNSELLAVVYQ, encoded by the coding sequence ATGAGCAATAAACAAGTCAGAATCGGCATCGATGTCGGAGGAACCTTCACGGATGCCGTAGCGATAGATAATGAGACCTTCGAGGTGCTGTCCAAGGTCAAAATGCCCACCACGCACCACGATGAACGCGGAGTAGCCAGCGGGATTGTCCAGATTATCCAGCGGATCATGAGCGAGAACGGCATTCTTCCCGGCGATATCAAGTTCATCGCCCACGGCACGACACAGGCCACCAATGCTCTGCTTGAAGGGGACGTTGCCCGTGTCGGCATCGTAGGGATGGGGACGGGGATGGATGCCCGCAGTGCCCGCTCGGAGACCAATGTGGCGGATATCGAATTGGCGGCGGGTAAATACCTGACCACGTATCACAAGTTCATCGATTCCAAAGAACTTACAGCAGCCGCGATAGACGATGCGATTGATCAGCTGCTGGCTCAGGGGGCAGAGGTCATCGTCGCCTCGGAGGCCTACAGCGTCGATGATCCGGCCAATGAGCTGAGAGTGATGGAGGCGGCCCGCAGCCGGGGAGTATATGCTACCGGCGGACATGAGATTTCCCAGCTCTACGGGCTGAAGACCCGGACGCGGACAGCGGTCGTCAATGCCAGCCTGATTCCCAAAATGATGGAGACCGCCAACATGACCGAGCAGGCGGTCAAGGAGGCGGGAATCACCTCCCAGCTGATGATTATGCGCTGCGACGGCGGGGTCATGAGCATCGATGAGGTGCGCAAGCGCCCGATCCTGACCATGCTGTCAGGGCTGGCGGCCGGGGTGGCCGGCGCTCTGATGTATGAGAAGATCTCGGACGGTATTTTCTTCGAGGTCGGGGGCACGAGTGTAGATATCTCCGTAATCAAGAACGGTAAAGTCATGATCGAGAACGCCCAGGTAGGCGGACACAAGACCTATCTGCGTTCGTTGGATGTACGGACACTGGCGGTTGCCGGGGGCAGTATGATCCAGATCGGCGGGGGCAAGATTACGGATGTCGGTCCGCGCAGCGCGCATATTGCAGGACTGGAATACGAATGCTTCACCGGCAGGGAGAATCTGGAGCAGCCGTCTATCGGCCTTGTCCGTCCGCGCGAAGGGGACCCGGATTATGTTACGGTCCGCAGCGCCGGAGGCCATGAATATGCGCTGACCCTGGCGGGAGCGGCGAATCTGCTGAACCATGTGCCGGAGACAGACTATGCCCGCGGGAATATGGAGAGCACACGGATCGCCTGGCAGGCGCTGGGGGCCCATCTCGGCATGTCTGCGGAGGATGCGGCCCGGGCAGCGATGGACATTGCCATCCGCAAGGTAATGGCGGTGGTGAATCAGATGATCAGCGACTATGAGCTGGACACGGGCTTCATTACATTGGTGGGCGGCGGCGGCAGCGGAGCTGTTCTGGTTCCGGCCATGGCGGCGAAGGAGGGCTTCAAGCACCAGATTGCGAACAACGCGCCGTACATCTCCACGATTGGCGTCGGGATGGCGATGGTCCGCGAGCAGATCGAGAAGACGGTAGTGGGTGCCACAGAGCATGACATCAAGCTGATCCGGGCGGAGATTGTGGAGAAAATTGTCCAGTCCGGCGCGAACGAATCCACCGTCGATGTTACGATCGAGATCGATTCCCAGCGCAATATTCTGCGTGCGATTGCCACCGGCTCCACCGAGCTGCGCTCCAAGGATCTGGCCAGCCGCGAGGTGCCGGTGAATGAGCTGATGCTGACGGCAGCGGATGCGCTGGGCCAGCCGGCGGACAAGACGGAGCTGAAGGCAGCCTCCGGCAGATGGTATCTGTTCGAGTCCAGCGAGATCAAGAAGTCGCTGTTCGGGCTGGTGAAGAAGAAGCTAAGCCATGTCAGCGTGCTGGACCGCGAGGGGGTGGTGCGCTTCAAGAAGACGAATGCGTATCATCTGGCTTTTCTGAAGAAGAATATGGCTGACCGGTTCGCTTCGTTCCTGGAGGAGAATACGATCTATTCGGACGCCAATGCTACGATCCCGAAGACGTTCATCTTCTATAAGGAAAAAATGCTGGATCTGACCGGGATGCAGACTAAGGAGCAGCTGTTCTCCATTCTTGAGGTGGAGACCCAGCTGCTTGAGGACAACAGCGAGCTGCTTGCTGTCGTCTACCAGTAG
- a CDS encoding AbrB/MazE/SpoVT family DNA-binding domain-containing protein, with protein sequence MMKATGIVRKVDELGRIVIPIELRRTMGIDIKDPLEIFVDGEKIILRKYEPTCIFSGSSENLINFKGKMVSKDVLDELISSFDNV encoded by the coding sequence ATGATGAAAGCAACTGGCATAGTAAGAAAAGTAGATGAACTGGGACGTATTGTGATTCCGATTGAGCTGCGCAGAACAATGGGAATTGACATAAAGGATCCGCTCGAAATTTTTGTGGACGGCGAAAAGATCATTCTCAGAAAATATGAACCTACTTGCATCTTCTCCGGAAGCTCCGAGAACCTGATCAATTTCAAGGGTAAAATGGTCAGCAAAGATGTTCTTGATGAACTGATCTCAAGCTTCGACAACGTATAA
- a CDS encoding citrate transporter produces the protein MQIIGILLVFIVFVGLMMTRKLTTLLALPMMAILLAAIAGIPLLSDNPDTFTITKGVLAGGAMKLSTAIAGLIFGAWFGQILSKVGITKTIIRKAAELAGDKPLAIAIIFFLAASVIFSAANGLGMVILVGTIAIPIMLTAGLKPFVSGLVVLLANAVGVVFNVSTWAIYTDVLKVPTNTIASYSLVCAVPLIVIALIMIVYYTRKDGKVRRAWAMPLKPEFQAQDSKNVRAIALISPLVPVLLVFFLKVDIVSAVFMGALVTLLLATPKRPFHVLSSALVEGIQDVAGALGLMIGIGMLLSAVTAPQVAALIQPLIEGIIPTSPLMYILVFTLLSPLAIYRGPLNVWGLGSGIAALIVAGGMAPVAAMLALRIVSNLQAVSDPTNSHNVWIADYTKTDIIETLRKTLPWMFVAVMISMIIAGMIAF, from the coding sequence ATGCAAATTATCGGGATTTTACTTGTATTCATTGTGTTTGTGGGTCTGATGATGACCCGCAAGCTGACCACGCTGCTCGCGCTGCCGATGATGGCGATTCTGCTGGCGGCGATTGCAGGCATCCCGCTTCTGTCTGACAACCCGGATACCTTCACCATCACGAAGGGAGTGCTCGCCGGCGGGGCCATGAAGCTGTCCACCGCGATTGCCGGACTGATCTTCGGCGCCTGGTTCGGGCAGATCCTCAGCAAGGTCGGCATCACCAAGACCATTATCCGCAAGGCGGCTGAGCTGGCGGGTGATAAGCCGCTGGCGATTGCCATTATCTTTTTCCTCGCGGCCTCTGTTATCTTCTCTGCTGCCAACGGTCTGGGTATGGTCATTCTGGTCGGAACAATCGCGATTCCCATCATGCTGACGGCTGGGCTGAAGCCCTTTGTAAGCGGCCTGGTGGTGCTGCTGGCCAATGCGGTCGGCGTGGTGTTCAATGTCTCTACGTGGGCCATTTATACTGATGTGCTTAAGGTGCCGACGAACACCATTGCTTCCTATTCCCTCGTCTGTGCCGTTCCGCTGATTGTCATTGCTTTGATTATGATCGTCTACTATACCCGCAAAGACGGCAAAGTCCGCCGTGCCTGGGCGATGCCGCTCAAGCCGGAATTTCAGGCCCAGGACAGCAAGAACGTAAGAGCGATTGCGCTGATCAGCCCGCTTGTTCCGGTACTGCTGGTCTTTTTCCTGAAGGTAGATATTGTGTCTGCGGTGTTCATGGGGGCGCTGGTCACCCTGCTGCTTGCCACACCTAAGCGTCCATTCCATGTGTTGTCGAGTGCGCTGGTAGAAGGGATTCAGGATGTAGCCGGTGCGCTCGGCCTGATGATCGGCATCGGGATGCTGCTCAGTGCGGTTACTGCGCCACAGGTGGCCGCGTTAATCCAGCCGCTGATCGAAGGCATCATTCCAACCAGCCCGCTGATGTATATCCTCGTCTTCACGCTGCTGTCTCCGCTGGCAATCTACCGTGGACCGCTTAATGTATGGGGACTGGGCAGCGGTATCGCTGCGTTGATCGTGGCCGGAGGCATGGCGCCTGTTGCTGCGATGCTGGCTCTGCGTATCGTGAGCAATCTGCAGGCGGTCAGCGATCCGACCAACTCGCACAATGTGTGGATCGCCGATTACACCAAGACGGATATTATTGAGACGCTGCGCAAGACGCTGCCATGGATGTTCGTTGCTGTCATGATCTCGATGATTATTGCGGGAATGATCGCTTTTTAG